GGACCAGGCTCGTCGGGACGGCGGCGAGATAGTAGCGTCGCTCGTGGGGGTAGAGTCCAGGTCGCATGAACGCGTAGGTCTCGTAGACGAAGACGGGCAGCGCGAGAACCAGTCCCAGCAGGCTCGCCGCCTTGAGCTGGGTGACCACGAGCTCCAGTGGGTGATAGACGTGGGGTTTCGAGATGTCACTCGGGAGCACCGAGTACCAGAGGAAGTTGATGAACTCCTCGCCGTAGGGGAACGCGAGCAGGCTCACCACACCCGCGATGACGACGACCACGGCGACCCGCTTGACCATCTCCTCGATGTGCTCGGTCAGGGGCTGTTCCTGGTCCTCGGCCGGTCCGGTCTTGCGCTCGATCGGCGTCGTTTCCGTCTCGCTTTCGGGAGTTTCGGTGTCGGACTCCTCGTCCGTGTCTTCTGGCTCGTCGGTCGTCTCTTCGGCTTCGTCCGTGTCTTCGGCTTCCTCCCCCGTGTCCGCCGTCTCGTCTTTCGTCTCTTCAGCTTCGTCCGTGTCTTCTGGCTCGTCGGTCGTCTCTTCAGCCTCGTCGGCACCCTCCGCTGGCTCGGTGGTCGAGCCGTCCGCATGCGTCTCCGCTTCTCCAGAATCGTCGGATTCGTCCTCGGTTTCCGCCGCCTCGCTTTCATCGTCGGTCCCGCCTGTGGCGTCGAAAGCGTCCGTCTCGTTCGGTTCCGCATTGTCCTCGGCGTCGAGATCGACGATCTCGGTGCGGGAATCCTCGGAGTCCTGACGGTCCGCTCGCTGCTCGTCGGCGTCCGTCGGCTCCCCGTCCGAGCCCTCGCTCGGATCCCGCGACATGACCCCAGATAGGCAACGGCGTCGTTATGGGCCTTTTCGTTTTCCGACCGTCCCCAGAGAAGAAGATTGATAGTGGACACTGGGATAGGCCCAACACGATGAGTGCCCCGGGGCCGATAGACGCGGATACCGCTCGATCGATCGAGAGCGGTCGACAAACCCTCGGGGCGATCCTCAAGACCGCCCAGAACCGCCTGAAGGTGGTCTTCGTCGCCTTCGTCGTGGGGCTTTTCGCCGGCGTGATCGCGATGCGGCTCTACATCTGGCCGACGCTCAAGCGGGACCTGCTCGCCCGCGGGGCCGCGGTCATCGCCCAGACGCCCTTCGACGTGATCCTCCTCCAGGTGAAGATCGGGCTGGCGGTCGGGATCATCTTCGCGCTGCCGGTGCTCCTGTACTACTCGAAGCGACCGCTGGCCGACCGAGGTCTGATTCCCGATCTGCATGTCCCCCGGTGGAAACTCGCCATCGTGGCGCTGATGGCGGTTTTCCTCTCGACCATCGGCATCGTCTACGCCTACTTCCTCTTCTTCCCGATCATGTTCACGTTCCTGGCGGGCAACGCCCTGGGGGCCGGGCTCGCGCCGCTTTACTCCATCGTGCACTGGACGGAGTTCATTCTCGTGCTGGCGCTGTCCTTCGGGCTCGCGGCCCAGCTTCCCCTGTTGATGACTGCCCTCTCCTACACGGAGATCGTCCCCTACGAGACCTTCCGTGACAAGTGGAAGTACGCCGTCATCGCCATCTTCTCCTTCGGCGCGATGTTCTCCCCACCGGACCCGTTCACCCAGTTGATGTGGGCCTTCCCGCTTTTGCTCCTCTATGCCTTCAGTCTCTATCTCTCGAAACTGGTGACTGCCGGCAAGCGTGGCCGTCGCAATCTCGACTTTTTCGGGGCCCTCCGCCGCCGGCTCCACCGGGTCGCCGGCACGGCGGTCCTGGGCGGCGGGCTCGTCTACTGGTTCTACGGCGCGGGCGGTCTGGAGCTCTTCAACGGGTCGATCCGGCCGGCGCTCCCGACGCTCGTTCGACCAGGGCCCGTGCCCTCGGCTGCGGCCGCGCTTGGTCTCTCGCCAGGGCTGGCCCTCCTGGTCGTCGTGCTGATCGGGGCTGTCGTCTTCGCCATCCTGGGCGCGCTGGTGGTGCTCTACCGGGCGACGATGCAGGCCCAGCCCGAAGATGGGCTCCCGCCGAAAGCGGCGACAGGCGAACCGGCGGCCGAGCCCGAAGAACCGCTCCCCGACATCGACGAGGTCGAGGGGGCCGAAGCCGTCCGGGCGCTGCCCATCGAGGTCTTTGCCGGTATGAGCGAGGAATCGGCGCTGGCGGCAGCCCAGCGGGCCATGGACGACGGCGACCCGGAGAAGGCAGAGGCGATCTTCGAGCGGTTCGACGACGCGCCCGAGGAACTCAAAGCCGAGGAGGAGTCGGGGGGGACGTTCTCCCAGACCACCGCCGGGATGGTCAACGCCTTCACCGAGGAGGAGACGACCGAGGACGACATCGGCGGGTACTACCACGACATCGCCTTCATCCTCGACAGTCTGCGCTCCAGGACGTTTCACCTGGTCGGGATCTTCATGGTGGTCATGGCCGGGCTCTTCATGTTCCTCTATCGTGGTGGCATCGGCACCATCCGGGCGGACTTCATCTCCCGGATTCCCCCGGAGGTTCGACCGGACCCGGCTGCGACCCAGTGGCCGATCACGCTGCACCCGGTCGAGGCACTGGTCTTCGAGGTCAAGATCTCGATGGTCATCGGCGCCATCGTCACGCTGCCGGTGCTCTTCTACTACGCCTGGCCGGCCCTGAGCGAGCGGGGCATCATCAGGGGCGACCGGCGTGCGGTCTCCCTCTGGGGTATCTCGATCATCCTCGGCATTATCGGGGGAAGTATCATCGGGTATCTGTATGTCGCCCCGCCGATCATCTCGTATCTCGTCGAGGACGCGATCCGCGCCGGGATGGTGGTGAGCTACCGGGTGAACAACTTCTTCTGGATGGTGTTTTTCACCACGGCCGGGGTGGGCCTGCTCGCGGACATCCCCATCTCGATGTGGCTGTTCCACCGCGGCGGGATCATCAGTTACGAGCGCATGCGCCGGAGCTGGCGGGGAGTCGTCCTCGTGATCTTCGTATTCTCGACGTTCTTCTCCTCCAGTAGCATCTGGACGATGTTCCTCCTTGCAGTCCCGACCTCCGCGGCCTACGTCTTCGGCCTCGGCGTGCTGTGGGTGGTCACGCTGGGCGGCCGACGCGGCGGGAAACCACGATCTGCCGAGCCGGCGTGAGCTACCATCAGCCGAGCTATTCAGGCCGGGTAGAAACGATTATCGGCCGTTTCGAGGGGGAGAGTACGAGTTTGATTTCCCGACGCCTCCCTGCGCTGCCATCGCCAGAGACTTCAACGATGCTCTCCGAGTACTCTTCCAAGAGCATCATGACGCCACTTTCGACTCGGGGTGACGCCAATGCCCAAGATTAGCGTGGAGATTCCGGCCGAACTTCTCGCGGACCTCGACGAGCACGTCGGGGAGGACGGGAAGTTCGTCAATCGCAGCGACGCGATCCGGGCCTCGATCCGGAAGACCCTGGACCGACTCGACGAGATCGACGCCCGACACGACCGCCTGGAGGCCGAGGATCAATGACTCGCCAGGCGATGCCCGCGCCGCAGGTGGCGCTGATCGGCCTGTTCGTCACGGCGCTGATCACCGCTCAGCTCACGGCCTCGAAGGT
This region of Halodesulfurarchaeum sp. HSR-GB genomic DNA includes:
- a CDS encoding twin-arginine translocase subunit TatC, encoding MSRDPSEGSDGEPTDADEQRADRQDSEDSRTEIVDLDAEDNAEPNETDAFDATGGTDDESEAAETEDESDDSGEAETHADGSTTEPAEGADEAEETTDEPEDTDEAEETKDETADTGEEAEDTDEAEETTDEPEDTDEESDTETPESETETTPIERKTGPAEDQEQPLTEHIEEMVKRVAVVVVIAGVVSLLAFPYGEEFINFLWYSVLPSDISKPHVYHPLELVVTQLKAASLLGLVLALPVFVYETYAFMRPGLYPHERRYYLAAVPTSLVLAFVGLLFGYFLILPAVMTYFLQYSRDVVDIAFALGQTFSLMLVLLGFLAVVFQIPLFVMLAIMMGLTTRTWLEERRLIIWGVFLAIAFLFSPDPTGMAPFLVAVTMIGLFEGTLLLLRWTGRGNG
- a CDS encoding twin-arginine translocase subunit TatC, which codes for MSAPGPIDADTARSIESGRQTLGAILKTAQNRLKVVFVAFVVGLFAGVIAMRLYIWPTLKRDLLARGAAVIAQTPFDVILLQVKIGLAVGIIFALPVLLYYSKRPLADRGLIPDLHVPRWKLAIVALMAVFLSTIGIVYAYFLFFPIMFTFLAGNALGAGLAPLYSIVHWTEFILVLALSFGLAAQLPLLMTALSYTEIVPYETFRDKWKYAVIAIFSFGAMFSPPDPFTQLMWAFPLLLLYAFSLYLSKLVTAGKRGRRNLDFFGALRRRLHRVAGTAVLGGGLVYWFYGAGGLELFNGSIRPALPTLVRPGPVPSAAAALGLSPGLALLVVVLIGAVVFAILGALVVLYRATMQAQPEDGLPPKAATGEPAAEPEEPLPDIDEVEGAEAVRALPIEVFAGMSEESALAAAQRAMDDGDPEKAEAIFERFDDAPEELKAEEESGGTFSQTTAGMVNAFTEEETTEDDIGGYYHDIAFILDSLRSRTFHLVGIFMVVMAGLFMFLYRGGIGTIRADFISRIPPEVRPDPAATQWPITLHPVEALVFEVKISMVIGAIVTLPVLFYYAWPALSERGIIRGDRRAVSLWGISIILGIIGGSIIGYLYVAPPIISYLVEDAIRAGMVVSYRVNNFFWMVFFTTAGVGLLADIPISMWLFHRGGIISYERMRRSWRGVVLVIFVFSTFFSSSSIWTMFLLAVPTSAAYVFGLGVLWVVTLGGRRGGKPRSAEPA
- a CDS encoding ribbon-helix-helix domain-containing protein, with the translated sequence MPKISVEIPAELLADLDEHVGEDGKFVNRSDAIRASIRKTLDRLDEIDARHDRLEAEDQ